CAAATCAGAGGAACAGTTTTGTTTTTACAGCGACACTTATTTGGTTAATAATCCGGTGTACAGCTCAGTTTCCGAGATTTTTGAAGACCAAAACAAATTCGTTTACGAAGCGGAAAATATTGCGCAACATCTGTATGATATCACCGAAAATCCGCGCGTGCAAAGCGGCGAACTCTTCATCGTTTATTTCGAAGGGGAAGAAAATGCCGACGGAAACAGGATCGATTCTATAGGGATTTTCAAAACCGAAAATAAAAATCCTTTCCTGAAAATTTTCCCTCAGAATGAAACTTTTGAAATTGAAAAAGATTACGGCATCGGGCTTTCAAAGCTGGATAAAGGCGCATTGATCTACAACAGCAGCAAAGAGACGGGTTATGCCGTTTCGGTGGTGGATAACAACAAAAACGGCGATATGTACTACTGGTTCGAGGATTTCTTGAAAGTAAAACAGCGCGACGACGAATATTTTCAAACCCAGGAAACGCTCACGGTGTACAAAGAATATATCACCAAGCAACTTCCCCAGGAATTTGAAACCACCAAAGCCGACCAGGCCGATTTTCTGAACAAATCCATCAGTTTTTTCAAAGAAAAAGAAACCTTTGATTATGATGAATTTACCAGGGAAGTTTTGGAAGATCCTAATGTTATCGAGAGTTTCAGTAACTTCAAATCCGATTATGAACAGGAAATGCAGGTTTCAATTGCCGAAGATTTTGCCATCAATGAGGCAGCGGTGAAGAAGCAAAGCCGGGGTTTCAAAAGTGTCATCAAACTGGATAAAAACTTCCATATCTACGTTCACGGCGACCGGAAACTCATCGAAACCGGACAGGATGAGAAAGGGAAATATTACAGGCTCTATTTCGAGAAAGAACAGTAAAAAAGCAATGCTTTAAGACGGAAATTCAGATCGCTGTTTATGCGGATGATAACTCGAAGATTTACACTTGCCCGAAAGGTTAGATATCATTTAAAAAAAAATCCTGCCGAAACAGGATTTTTTTGCTTTAATATTCGAAAACGTTTTCCTCGAAAAGTCCGTCAACAGACCAGTATCTTTCGCCCGTATCGTAATTGAAAGTAAGAATTTTTGATCCTTCCGGAATTTCTGAAAGTTTTTTGTTGATCGCTGCCAAAGAAGCTCCGGTCGAGATTCCCGCCAGAATTCCTTCCTGTTTTGCCAGTTTTTTGGTGAATTCGTACGCTTCTTCTTTTTCCACCTGAATGGTTCCGTCGAGAATTTCAGTATTCAAAACTTTCGGAACAAAACCCGCTCCAATTCCCTGTAATGGGTGCGGACCGGGACTGCCTCCGGAAATTACCGGTGAATCTTTTGGTTCCACTGCGAAGCTTTTCAGGTTTGGGAACTGTTGTTTCAAAACTTGGGTAACACCGGTGATATGGCCACCGGTTCCCACTCCCGTGATCAGATAGTCGAAACCTTCCGGGAAATCGTTGAGGATTTCCTGAGCAGTAGTTTTCTGGTGAATTTCAGGGTTTGACGGGTTTTCGAACTGTTGGGGAATCCAAACGTTATCGAGAGTTTCTGCCATTTCCAAAGCTTTTTTCACGGCTCCGGAAGTTCCGAGTTCTCTTGGCGTCAGCACAAATTTAGCACCATAAGATGACATGAGTTTTCTGCGTTCCACACTCATACTTTCGGGCATTACCAAAACCAGTTGATAGCCTTTCACCGCGCAGACCATTGCCAATCCAACACCGGTGTTTCCGGAAGTGGGCTCTACAATAAGGGTGTTTTTATCGATTTTGCCTTCTCTTTCAGCTTTTTCGATCATTGCGAGGGCTATTCTGTCTTTGATGCTGCCGCCGGGATTTTGGCGTTCAAGCTTCATCCACACTTCCACATTGCTGTCAAAAATAGTATTGATCTTAACGAGTGGAGTGTTTCCAATGGCTTCTAAAACATTATTAATTTTCATAAAATGAGGTATTTATTTTAAATTATATTTGAGTTAAATGATGAAATTAATGGGTTCGTTTCCCGGGAATTTGTTCTTCACCGTGACTTGTCCTTTGTGAAATACCACCGAATTTGGTGCCACACTTTCGGTGATCCAAACATTTCCACCGATGAGCGAATTTTCCCCAATGATGGTTTCGCCGCCGAGAATGGTCGCGTTGGCGTAAATCACCACACGATCTTCGATGGTGGGATGGCGTTTCTGATCCTGCAAATCTTTCGTAACCGAAAGTGCGCCTAAAGTTACGCCTTGATAAATTTTAACTTTCCTGCCAATGACGGTGGTTTCGCCAATGACGATTCCGGTACCGTGGTCGATAAAGAAATTTTCGCCGATTACTGCGCCGGGATGAATGTCGATTCCGGTTTTGCTGTGGGCATATTCGGTCCAGATTCTTGGAATGAGCGGAATTTTGTTTTTAAAAAGTTCGTGGGAAAGCCGGTAGACGGCGATTGCAAAAAATCCCGGATAGGAAAACACCACTTCTTCTACACTTTGTGCAGCGGGATCGTTTTCAAAGATATATTGCGCATCGTTTTGCAGTGCACGGTAAATCTCGGGGAATTTTTCAAAAAAGACATCACTTTCCACTTTTTCATTTTCTGTCTTCACTGTAGCTAAAATTTCGGTGAATTCAGCTTTGAAGTCACTTAGCCGCTTCTCGATCAGTTCAATTTCTGAGCACCGCTGATATTCTAAAAAAAAGATAAAACGAAACAGGCGGTCGATAAAATCTTCGGTTTTCCTCTTGTCGATATCGAATTTCCTGTTCTGATAGCCCAAATGAAGTTGTTCCGTGAAAGTCATATACGGGATAATTTCTAACAAAGGTAAATAAGAATTTAATGTAAATAATTGATGTAGGTTAATAAAAATTGGACCGTGAGCCTATCGTATTACAAAAAAAAGACCTTTCCACAAGTCTCTTCAATATCTTCAGAAAAAAATAGTTTCACGGTCTGCTTTCATATACAGAAGCGCTGGTTATCATGGCTGGGCTTCTTTTTATCGGCCTATTTTCCTGTCAGCTGGTTAATGTCCCCAATCATAAAAGTATGTTTTCCTTTCTCGGCAATTTTGGTTATGGTTTCCATAATTTGGAAGAATTTCAGGTTTTCGTCATCTTTCATGAGTTCTGAAGCATTTTTCAAAGTCCGTGCTGTTGCTACTGCTGTCCTGGCGTTTTCAAGTTCTGATTTTGCTCTTATTTTTGCTTCCAAATGTTTAGCGAACAAGTCCTGGATTGATTTTGGAAAGGTTAAGTCGCGCAGTTGTGCCTGTTCTATGGTTATGCCGAATTCGGCCACTTCTTTTTCCATTTCCCCGGTCTTGAAGTCCGTAAGTTCATTTCTTTTTTCGTTCGCGGTTTCACTGTCCATTTCTGCAATCCTGTTTCTCAGATAGATTTGGACGATACTGTAAATTCGCTGCTCAGCTTCCTGAATAATGGCATACATCTCTCTGTCAAGCGCAAACTTGTCAAGAAATTTCTGTCCATCCACGATTCTGTAAATCACATTGAAGGAAAACCGCAGAGCGACATTGTCCTTTGTTAAAACTTCCTGGTTCACGACGGTGAGCAGTTTTGAAGTTTGAGGCAGAAGAAACAGTTCGGTCCTGTTTTTCAAATCCCAAACTTCGTAGTAGCCGGCTGCCAGTTTTTGCTCAAACTTATTGTCACGGTAAAGAAATCCAACAGTGTTTGGTTT
The sequence above is a segment of the Chryseobacterium taklimakanense genome. Coding sequences within it:
- a CDS encoding nucleoid-associated protein, translating into MLSKIIVHKVGNRINQESLILSQEELQLEEDMKELLEDFFLKAFKSEEQFCFYSDTYLVNNPVYSSVSEIFEDQNKFVYEAENIAQHLYDITENPRVQSGELFIVYFEGEENADGNRIDSIGIFKTENKNPFLKIFPQNETFEIEKDYGIGLSKLDKGALIYNSSKETGYAVSVVDNNKNGDMYYWFEDFLKVKQRDDEYFQTQETLTVYKEYITKQLPQEFETTKADQADFLNKSISFFKEKETFDYDEFTREVLEDPNVIESFSNFKSDYEQEMQVSIAEDFAINEAAVKKQSRGFKSVIKLDKNFHIYVHGDRKLIETGQDEKGKYYRLYFEKEQ
- the cysK gene encoding cysteine synthase A, with product MKINNVLEAIGNTPLVKINTIFDSNVEVWMKLERQNPGGSIKDRIALAMIEKAEREGKIDKNTLIVEPTSGNTGVGLAMVCAVKGYQLVLVMPESMSVERRKLMSSYGAKFVLTPRELGTSGAVKKALEMAETLDNVWIPQQFENPSNPEIHQKTTAQEILNDFPEGFDYLITGVGTGGHITGVTQVLKQQFPNLKSFAVEPKDSPVISGGSPGPHPLQGIGAGFVPKVLNTEILDGTIQVEKEEAYEFTKKLAKQEGILAGISTGASLAAINKKLSEIPEGSKILTFNYDTGERYWSVDGLFEENVFEY
- the epsC gene encoding serine O-acetyltransferase EpsC codes for the protein MTFTEQLHLGYQNRKFDIDKRKTEDFIDRLFRFIFFLEYQRCSEIELIEKRLSDFKAEFTEILATVKTENEKVESDVFFEKFPEIYRALQNDAQYIFENDPAAQSVEEVVFSYPGFFAIAVYRLSHELFKNKIPLIPRIWTEYAHSKTGIDIHPGAVIGENFFIDHGTGIVIGETTVIGRKVKIYQGVTLGALSVTKDLQDQKRHPTIEDRVVIYANATILGGETIIGENSLIGGNVWITESVAPNSVVFHKGQVTVKNKFPGNEPINFII
- a CDS encoding slipin family protein gives rise to the protein MGIFKKRYQVKPNTVGFLYRDNKFEQKLAAGYYEVWDLKNRTELFLLPQTSKLLTVVNQEVLTKDNVALRFSFNVIYRIVDGQKFLDKFALDREMYAIIQEAEQRIYSIVQIYLRNRIAEMDSETANEKRNELTDFKTGEMEKEVAEFGITIEQAQLRDLTFPKSIQDLFAKHLEAKIRAKSELENARTAVATARTLKNASELMKDDENLKFFQIMETITKIAEKGKHTFMIGDINQLTGK